One part of the Augochlora pura isolate Apur16 chromosome 3, APUR_v2.2.1, whole genome shotgun sequence genome encodes these proteins:
- the LOC144467743 gene encoding uncharacterized protein LOC144467743 isoform X1 gives MKILVVLGVLAIQCAAAKSWNSDSYLEESFSFFGWFNYLKRLSIIALLLSAVILYYIPESRPYARRICYTVIDITASALKSALSACESDDVFETIKSKYHRSKYERSSNRRSREGPEYENFKRALDCNSKLKISMDDDGLHEMREKKKLLKQQSKDSRQSRHYLRSSFSKKDSDFCVETQPSYFYTDRVGDFSKPVKSNLRGLNRCNDSAENYALLISGSPRQMAALDQKYEKGDVVLVQDPYCKMEYKDCGTSTDRLSTKTEASFSESEGPTRDNNNYAESGMETYVKDVDLTFIPDAKASKNFEYSRFQSSLYECGTGCCGSNGCSISYAEINENSNPELSHETKNVLKSSKSLTNPKSNGKLEETCTIHGGHSRVLNSSNMTNDRRVNFQNEDEIMAQKDEEPTVPRNTSSSRCVHKKKAADLRHIDVSYLTDRGGEADDENSQVGGCQSAMHNFDEMPQRENYVHKTYSDDSIFDPDDIYTRPILKNRFKPALLRAVNWIFGGCPHASKCSNVVGKEEHQEITDEWLH, from the exons ATGAAAATCTTGGTCGTACTCGGCGTGCTTGCGATACAGTGCGCCGCAGCTAAATCATGGAACAGCGATA GTTATTTGGAGgaatctttctctttttttggTTGGTTCAACTACTTGAAACGTCTCTCGATAATAGCGTTACTGCTATCAGCAGTGATTCTGTATTATATTCCAGAATCTCGTCCAT ATGCGCGCCGAATTTGTTACACTGTAATCGACATCACGGCGAGTGCTTTGAAATCGGCACTCAGCGCTTGCGAAAGCGACGATGTGTTCGAAACCATCAAATCCAAATACCATCGTTCAAAATACGAACGATCTTCAAACCGACGTTCGCGAGAGGGTCCAGAATATGAAAACTTCAAGCGTGCGCTTGATTGCAACTCGAAACTGAAAATAAGTATGGACGACGATGGATTACACGA aatgcgagaaaagaaaaaattactaaaacagCAAAGTAAAGATAGTCGACAATCTCGTCATTACCTACGAAGCAGCTTCAGTAAAAAGGATTCTGACTTTTGCGTGGAAACACAACCGTCTTATTTTTATACCGACCGAGTGGGCGATTTTTCGAAGCCCGTTAAATCGAATTTACGTGGTCTGAATAGGTGCAATGACTCGGCTGAAAATTATGCACTTTTAATCAG CGGTAGTCCGCGTCAAATGGCTGCGCTGGATCAAAAGTATGAAAAAGGTGACGTCGTCCTGGTCCAGGATCCGTATTGTAAAATGGAATACAAAGACTGCGGCACATCGACTGACAGACTATCAACGAAAACAGAAGCTTCGTTTTCGGAATCAGAAGGACCAACGAGGGATAACAATAACTACGCGGAATCA ggAATGGAAACGTACGTTAAAGACGTCGATCTGACGTTTATACCGGATGCTAAGGCTTCAAAGAATTTTGAATACTCAAGATTTCAATCGAGTTTATATGAGTGTGGAACTGGATGTTGTGGCAGCAATGGGTGTTCGATATCATATGCGGAAATAAATGAGAATTCTAACCCAGAATTATCTCACGAAACTAAAAACGTATTAAA ATCATCGAAGAGCCTGACGAACCCAAAATCTAATGGAAAGCTGGAGGAAACCTGTACGATTCACGGTGGTCACAGTCGTGTATTGAATTCAAGTAATATGACCAACGATCGAAGAGTGAATTTTCAAAACGAGGATGAAATCATGGCACAG AAAGATGAAGAACCTACAGTTCCGCGAAATACTTCATCGTCGAGGTGTGTCCATAAGAAAAAGGCAGCGGATCTCCGACATATTGACGTTTCTTATTTGACTGACCGCGGAGGCGAAGCTGATGACGAAAACTCTCAAGTTGGAGGATGCCAAAGTGCCATGCACAATTTCGATGAGATGCCTCAGAGGGAGAATTACGTACATAAAACCTATTCGGATGATTCGATCTTCGACCCCGACGACATTTATACAAGGCCTATTCTGAAGA
- the LOC144467743 gene encoding uncharacterized protein LOC144467743 isoform X2: MKILVVLGVLAIQCAAAKSWNSDSYLEESFSFFGWFNYLKRLSIIALLLSAVILYYIPESRPYARRICYTVIDITASALKSALSACESDDVFETIKSKYHRSKYERSSNRRSREGPEYENFKRALDCNSKLKISMDDDGLHEMREKKKLLKQQSKDSRQSRHYLRSSFSKKDSDFCVETQPSYFYTDRVGDFSKPVKSNLRGLNRCNDSAENYALLISGSPRQMAALDQKYEKGDVVLVQDPYCKMEYKDCGTSTDRLSTKTEASFSESEGPTRDNNNYAESGMETYVKDVDLTFIPDAKASKNFEYSRFQSSLYECGTGCCGSNGCSISYAEINENSNPELSHETKNVLKSSKSLTNPKSNGKLEETCTIHGGHSRVLNSSNMTNDRRVNFQNEDEIMAQKDEEPTVPRNTSSSRCVHKKKAADLRHIDVSYLTDRGGEADDENSQVGGCQSAMHNFDEMPQRENYVHKTYSDDSIFDPDDIYTRPILKTTHASDL, encoded by the exons ATGAAAATCTTGGTCGTACTCGGCGTGCTTGCGATACAGTGCGCCGCAGCTAAATCATGGAACAGCGATA GTTATTTGGAGgaatctttctctttttttggTTGGTTCAACTACTTGAAACGTCTCTCGATAATAGCGTTACTGCTATCAGCAGTGATTCTGTATTATATTCCAGAATCTCGTCCAT ATGCGCGCCGAATTTGTTACACTGTAATCGACATCACGGCGAGTGCTTTGAAATCGGCACTCAGCGCTTGCGAAAGCGACGATGTGTTCGAAACCATCAAATCCAAATACCATCGTTCAAAATACGAACGATCTTCAAACCGACGTTCGCGAGAGGGTCCAGAATATGAAAACTTCAAGCGTGCGCTTGATTGCAACTCGAAACTGAAAATAAGTATGGACGACGATGGATTACACGA aatgcgagaaaagaaaaaattactaaaacagCAAAGTAAAGATAGTCGACAATCTCGTCATTACCTACGAAGCAGCTTCAGTAAAAAGGATTCTGACTTTTGCGTGGAAACACAACCGTCTTATTTTTATACCGACCGAGTGGGCGATTTTTCGAAGCCCGTTAAATCGAATTTACGTGGTCTGAATAGGTGCAATGACTCGGCTGAAAATTATGCACTTTTAATCAG CGGTAGTCCGCGTCAAATGGCTGCGCTGGATCAAAAGTATGAAAAAGGTGACGTCGTCCTGGTCCAGGATCCGTATTGTAAAATGGAATACAAAGACTGCGGCACATCGACTGACAGACTATCAACGAAAACAGAAGCTTCGTTTTCGGAATCAGAAGGACCAACGAGGGATAACAATAACTACGCGGAATCA ggAATGGAAACGTACGTTAAAGACGTCGATCTGACGTTTATACCGGATGCTAAGGCTTCAAAGAATTTTGAATACTCAAGATTTCAATCGAGTTTATATGAGTGTGGAACTGGATGTTGTGGCAGCAATGGGTGTTCGATATCATATGCGGAAATAAATGAGAATTCTAACCCAGAATTATCTCACGAAACTAAAAACGTATTAAA ATCATCGAAGAGCCTGACGAACCCAAAATCTAATGGAAAGCTGGAGGAAACCTGTACGATTCACGGTGGTCACAGTCGTGTATTGAATTCAAGTAATATGACCAACGATCGAAGAGTGAATTTTCAAAACGAGGATGAAATCATGGCACAG AAAGATGAAGAACCTACAGTTCCGCGAAATACTTCATCGTCGAGGTGTGTCCATAAGAAAAAGGCAGCGGATCTCCGACATATTGACGTTTCTTATTTGACTGACCGCGGAGGCGAAGCTGATGACGAAAACTCTCAAGTTGGAGGATGCCAAAGTGCCATGCACAATTTCGATGAGATGCCTCAGAGGGAGAATTACGTACATAAAACCTATTCGGATGATTCGATCTTCGACCCCGACGACATTTATACAAGGCCTATTCTGAAGA